Proteins found in one Thalassophryne amazonica chromosome 1, fThaAma1.1, whole genome shotgun sequence genomic segment:
- the LOC117510992 gene encoding 30 kDa salivary gland allergen Aed a 3-like, which translates to MNDRMDIRNRAVFQHSSSQGGGVVLEQDDLVDNGSKDDVLNEVDQADSADMWYGDVGCDHNVEDNTWHIDGNKEGEDDLGQDMGGDSVQNEEMDQGDDEDWHDNGVDSGGDDEDDDFQHGDGEEGNEPDDNYQGFSLEDGNLPIYPDAPITKSQSLLLIVSYVLQHGLSDSALDDLLSLMNIHCPNSVPTSTYLLYKSYEYSVYEAGRITNVIFASFLAHS; encoded by the exons ATGAATGATCGAATGGACATCAGAAATAGAGCTGTGTTTCAACATAGTAGTTCTCAAGGAGGTGGGGTGGTTTTAGAACAGGATGATCTAGTGGACAATGGAAGCAAGGATGATGTTCTCAATGAAGTAGACCAAGCAGATTCAGCAGACATGTGGTATGGTGATGTTGGATGTGATCATAATGTTGAAGATAACACTTGGCATATTGATGGCAACAAGGAAGGCGAGGATGATTTGGGGCAAGACATGGGTGGAGACTCAGTACAAAATGAAGAAATGGATCAGGGGGATGATGAGGACTGGCATGACAATGGAGTTGActctggaggagatgatgaagatgatgattttcaGCATGGTGATGGGGAGGAAGGAAATGAACCAGATGATAATTACCAG gGATTCAGCCTTGAAGATGGAAATCTTCCAATTTATCCAGATGCACCCATCACCAAGTCACAGAGTCTACTGCTGATAGTGTCCTATGTCTTGCAGCATGGTCTTTCTGATAGTGCTttggatgatcttctttctttgaTGAATATACACTGTCCAAACAGTGTTCCTACATCAACGTATTTGCTGTACAAGAGTTATGAATATTCAGTGTACGAg gcaggacgcattaCGAACGTCATATTTgcttcattcttggcacattcctga